Genomic segment of Ktedonobacteraceae bacterium:
GCTACGGAAATGTCTATGGCCCGCGCCAGGACCCCAATGGAGAAGCCGGTGTAATAGCGATCTTTGCCAAACGCTTCCTCAAGCATGAGCCGGTGCGCATTGACTGGGACGGCGAACAGCAGAAAGATTATGTCTACGTCGAAGATGTAGCCCACGCCAACCTGCTGGCAATCGACCACGGCGATAACGATATCTTCTGCGTTGCCACCGGCCACGGCACTTCCGTTAACGAGATCTATCGCATCCTGGTGCAGATCACGCATTACGAACCGGAGATCGTGCGCGCTCCCAAGCGTCCCGGCGATATCTACCTGGCCCATTTCGATTGCAGCAAGGCCGCGCGCATCCTTGGCTGGCAGCCTGAAGTATCGATAGAGCAGGGCATCGAGCGCACCGTTGATTTCTTCCGCGAACACCCGGACTTTTGAGCAGCTGGAAAATGACGACCTTCCGCTATGCTACTGAACTACTGGCTCGTTATCCCGGTGTCGTGGGCGGCGTTATCCTGGCATCGGGCATGACCAATGGTCCAACGCCGCCAGGCTTGCTGGCCGCATTTCAAGCTGAACAGCAAGCCGTGCTGAATCGTCTCGGCGACACACCTTTGAGCCAACTTCCCGCGCTGGCGGCGTGGCGAAGCGCCTTTCGCGGCTTCGGCGTAGACCCGACACAGTATCGAAGCGCTGCCGAATCATTGCTGCGCCGTTTGACCAAAAAAGGCGATATTCCGAGCATCAATTTGCTGGTCGATCTTGGAAACCTGGTCAGCATTCGCTACGCCTTGCCGGTGGCAGTCTTCGATACGCGGGCCTTACAGGGAGCGGTGACAGTTCATTTTGCCGGCGGCTCCGAACGTTATACAACGTTGGGTGAGAGCGAAGTAGACCATCCAGAGCCGGGCGAGGTTGTATTCTCGGATGAAACCGGGCTGGTAATCGCGCGCCGCTGGTGCTGGCGGCAGAGCGATCAAAGCGCGGCCCAGGAAGATACGACCGCCGCGATCATTACAGTCGAGGCGCATCACTCGAACGGGCGCCGGGATGTTGAGGCCGCGCTGCATGATCTGCTGGCGCTGCTGGAAGAGTACGCGGGCGGGAGGTTTAAAGCAGGGATACTGGATAGAGAGAATCCGCTGATTTCGGATGCTCTGTAATGTATGTCAGCTTCTCGCACTCCTCACTACTTTGCAAAAAAGAGTGTGCCCTACTGTTAAGAGAAAACTCAATTCGTTCCTGCCAGCGCCAGCGTCTGCGCATAGGCGCGCACCACTTCGCGCATATGTCGCGTAATCACATGGGTGAGAATCATGTGCGCGTCCTCTTCCTGCTCGATGTTCTGGCCGGGGGCAAGTACATAGGCGTCGACGATATCCTTCAGCTTGCCACCTTTTGCGCCCAGCAGGCCGATGGTTGCGGCACCCGTGCGTCTCGCCAGCTGCATAGCGTTAATCACATTCGGCGAGTTGCCGCTGGCACTGATACCGAGCGCGATATCACCAGCTTCGATCATGTTCGCCAGCTGCTCGGCAAAGATATGTTCGTATGCCGTATCGTTGCTCCAGGCGGTAATCAATGGCACGTGATCGGTTAAGGAAATGGCTTTGAGACGTGGGGCACCGGCTGTAATCGTGTTCTTCGAGAGATCAAGCGCGAAGTGTGAGGCTGTAGCCGCGCTGCCGCCATTGCCCATAATAAAAATGCGGTGCCCGTTATAATATGCCTCCTCCAGCAACAGGAAGACCTGCTCAAGATGGGGTAGCGATATTGCTCGCATCATCTGCTCGAGTTCATTGAAGTACTGCTTAACGGTTTCCAAAGATTACTTCCCCCTTAACAATTTACTAGGAAATCAAGGCCGGCGCGTTTGCAGCTGCGGCGATTGCTCGTCAGGCACTTGAGAATCTTCCAGTTTCGTCAGTTTTGGCTCTGTATAGGGTTCAACCCAGTGCGGGCTGAAGCTGGCAACATTGAGTATAACCGAGGCCCCCTGATGATCGAAGCGGAAATTCATGCGCTTCAATCCGCGGTTCTCCAGCACAGTCGTCACCGTATCCTGGTGTTCTTCGGGGCAATAGAGCATCAAGAAGCCCCCGCCTCCGGCGCCGGTGATCTTACCTGCTGCCGCGCCATGCTCCAGCGCCATCGCGTAGCATTCGTCGATGAAGCCCGTTGACAGGCCTGGTGCTAGACGCCGCTTCTCCTGCCACGAATAGTGCAGCAGTCGCGCGAACTCGTCCAGATCGCCCCGCTCCAGGCATGCCTGCACATCGATTGCCACCTGCTTAATGTTGTGCAGCGCCTGCAGCACAGCGTCATCGCGTTCTTCCGTGGATTTGCGCTGGTGCTTCAAAATCGAGGTCGATTCGCGCGAACTGCCTGTAAAGAACAGCATCAGACGCCTCTCGAGCGTCTGCTGAACATCGCGCGCAATCTTGATTGGTTCGACTGTAACGCCGCTACTGGTGAAAGTGATTTTATTCAGGCCACCAAAGGCTGAAGCGTATTGATCCTGCTTGCCGATCGGCATACCCATCTTCGAAATCTCGATATAGGAGGCGAGTTCCGCCACCTGCTGTTTGGTCATCGGTTGCTCGAGCAGGGTAGAGATCGCGCGCACCATGGTCACGGCGGCGGCGCTCGATGAGCCTAATCCGGTGCCGGGAGGCACCTCGCTAGCAACAAAGAGATTGATACCGCGGCGAATACCGAAATGATGCAGAATAGCCTTGGGAAGAGCAAGATCACCATTCCAGAAGAGATCATTATAGGGTGAGTGGCGAAACAGTGAGCGGTAATCAGCAGAGATAACCTGGAGATCATCGGATTCATCGGTAGTAATAATGGCATAGAAATATTTATTAATAGCAGTGCTTACAACTATACCGCCATATTTAGCGTAATATGCTTCGAGGTCGGTCCCACCTCCACCAAAACTGATGCGCATCGGGGCTCTAGCAATTAGCATACATTCGTTCTCCTACACAGATGCCACAGTCTCCAGGGACAGCGCCTTGTGCCTGTCCTTTGCCCAGAACGGAAATATTTCTTCCAGGACAACTTGCGGTCGCCCTGGAAGAAATCTCGTATTGTTCTCTGAACGGGAATGGAAGAAATCGCATTCCTATCCATATATTACGCTACAGGTTGGCGCATAGCTTCAATTAGTACTTTTGCGACCTCTGGGCGTGAAAATTCGCGCGGTGGAATCTCTCCTGCCTGCAACATCTGGCGCACCTTTGTGCCGCTCAACGTGACATGTTGATCATTACCGTGCGGGCAGGTCTTTGCCGAGGCCATCGAATCGCAGGCGCGGCAGAAGAAGGTGTGGTCGAAGAACATCGGTGTAATGCCAAGCTTCGCCGGGTCGAATTCTGAAAAGATGTGGTGAGCGTCATAGGTGCCGTAGTAGTTGCCCACACCGGCATGGTCGCGCCCAACGATGAAATGCGAGCATCCATAGTTCTTACGCATCAATGCATGGAAGACGGCTTCTCGCGGCCCTGCATAGCGCATGGCGGCGGGAAGGACGCCCAGGACGACGCGGTTCGCCGGATAATAGTTCTCCAGCAGCACTTCATAGCAGCGCATGCGCACATCGGCGGGAATATCGTCGCCCTTGGTATCTCCTACCAGCGGATGCAGGTACAGGCCGTCGACGGTCTCAAGCGCGCACTTCTGGATATATTCATGCGCGCGATGAACAGGATTGCGCGTCTGGAAGCCTACAACACGCTTCCAGCCACGCTCGGCAAAGATCTGGCGCGACTGCGTGGGCGTGAAACGATATTTGGCAAAAGCCTGGTTTTGCAACGCCACAACCCGTACCGGCCCGCCCAGCAGCACATCGCCCTGCTGGTAAAGGACTTTTACGCCGGGATGCGCGTCTTCGGTCGTGCGATAGACCTTGCTGGCCTCGTGCTCCTTATCATAACCAAATTTCTCCTGAATGGTCATGACGGCCTGTAGGGTTCCTTCTGCATTGACCAGCGCTACCTGTGAGCCTTCTTTGAGCGAAGCTGCCTGCTCCGTACTGGTAGCAAGCGTGATCGGCACCGACCATGGCAGGCCATTGCCCAGGTGCATGTCGTTGACGACGCCCAGGTAATCAGCGCGGTTCATAAAGCCGCCGAGGGGGCTGTAAGCGCCGTTGGCCAGCATTTCCAGGTCGGCCAGCTGGCGCGAGCCTACTTCTATGCGCGGCAGGCTTCTTGCGCGCTCCTGCAATTCGGCGCGTTCCTGCTCGCCTGCCATGTTCACTACCAGTTCTCCTCCGTGAGGAGCGATCAATCCATTTATCATACGTTTAACACCTTTTTTCTAGTGAAGTGTGATAACCCTGTCAAACTCTCTAATCTGGTCTCTACAATTTACAGGTAGCCCAGGGCCGCCAGGCGGTCGGTGACGACTTTGGCATCCTCTTCGGGCATCTCTTCCGGTTCCAGATAGCCCAGTTCTTCCAGCTTGGCAAAGATGCGCGTAACGCTCTCTTCAACGGTTTCCTTATCGGTTTCGACGATCAACTCGGGGTTCTCCGGCTCCTCGTAAGGATCATCAACGCCGGTAAAGCCCTTGATCTTGCCTTCGTCGACCAGCTTGTACAGGCCTTTTACGTCGCGCTGGCGGCAAACCTCGATGGGGCATTTGACATACACTTCGACAAAATTGCCGATTTCTTTACGCGCCCATTCGCGTGCCTCGCGATAGGGAGCGATGGCGGCGGAAATACAAATCACGCCATTGCGCGTCAGCAGACTACAAACGAAAGCGATGCGTTTGATATTGGTATCGCGATCCTCGCGGCTAAAGCCAAGGCCCTTGCTCAGGTGCGTGCGCACAATATCGCCGTCCAACACTTCAACGTTGCGACCGCGCTCGCGCAGGCGCTTCTCGATGACATCAGAAAGGGTGCTTTTGCCTGATCCAGAAAGCCCTGTGAACCAGATGGTAAAACCGGTATTTGCCATGTATGTGTTATTCTCCTCTACTTACAAAGCCGATCAATCGGCGGTGGGCGCGATGAATCGGCCCCTACGATATTTCATTTTCGCTCGCACAAGGACATAGTATACCATGCCCCTGCCTGTGTTAAAAAACCTGGCCCTGCATATCGGCAGGGACCGGTACGTCGAGTTGCTTCAGAATAGATGGCGCCATGTCCATCAGCTGGAGGCCAGACAGTTCGCGTCCGCCCGGACCCTCGTGCGCGTCAGGGTCATGCTTAATCACGATACCAAACTGCGCGTGGTTGCAATCGTCTGGCCCGGTATCGTTATCGAAGGTGTAAATTGAACCATGACCAACCGAGCCGACAGAGCGCCAGAAGAGGTCTCCGAAGTAGACGATCAGGTCTGGTGGCACGCCGTTGCACGCCTTGTAGATTTCCTGTGGCTTAAAGACGCGCGTGCCAATATTCGCGCCGGTATGGTCGGGCAGGGCCTCTAATTTCGCCTTCAGTTCGTCGCGCAGCGCCTCAACCTCAGAGGGCTTGACGATGCCCTGCGGTTCGCGCCCTTCGATATTGAGGAAGATACGAGCGTAATAACCGCCGTCTCCCCAGACACGCGTCTTGCTCCAATCGATTTCACACCGGTCGATAGCCGTAAGGGTCGCCGGCTGCGATTTCAGTGTGAGGTAGCCCTCGCGGATGAGCCATTCGTTGACGCAAATGCCACCATCCATCTTCTTAGCGCCATGATCGGAGACAATGTAAACGGTCGTATTTTCCTCATCTATCAGGTCCAGGATTTGCCCAATCTCATTGTCGAGATAGCGATAATAATTATGGATACTCTCGTTATAGATCGGATGCACCTCATATTTGTGGTGCGTGGGATCATGATATTTCCATAAGCCATGGTGAATGCGATCCGTCCCCATCTCCACAAACATGAAGAAATCCCAGTCCTTTTCCGCAATCCACTTTTTGACCAGTTTAAAGCGCTTTTCGGTCATAGTATAGATCTGGCGCAGCAAGTAATCCTTATCCTCAGTACGGAAGTTCGGGACATCTACCAGGTACTCACCCACTGTGGCCGAGATCTCCTGCATCACAGAGGCGGGATACGTATACGGCCGTTCGGGATTAGTGGTAGACGGCGTCAGGAAACAACCGACTTGAATGCCGTTGACCGGCTTGGGAGGATAGGTTTGTGGCACACCGACGGTGATGACTTTTTTACCGGCGCGTGAAAGCACATCCCAGACACGGTCGGTCTTAACCGAGTTGGAATTGGCGAGCGTATTCTTCTCATAAGAATAGTCGCCGCGATTGCGAAAGCCATAGAATCCCAATGTGCCCGGATCCTTGCTCGACATCATCGAACTCCACGCGGGAACGGTGATGGCAGGGATGCAGCTTTCGAGCTTACCCCAGACACCGTTATCCATCACCCGTTTGAAATTCGGCAACTCATCGCGCCATTGCTCAAAAACGAGTTCCGGTGGGGCGCAATCCAGGCCGATCACCAGAACTTTTTTTCGCTTTGTGCCGAGACTCATGCAAATCTGCCTTTCAAAGTATGGTCATTGCCGGGAGGGCGCACCTTGTGGCGCCCTTACAATGATCACTAGATAGCTCCATAAGGGTTGGGCGTTATCATTGCAAGGGCGTACCCTTGTGGGCGCCCCCGATTTCCCCCTCACCTGTGTGGTCATCCTCTGCAGAGGTCCAACAATTTCGAACTGAGCATAACACTACCGACCCTTGAATAGTGTTACTAAGCAGTGAAGAAGTGGTTATGAATTTACATATATCGTTATGCTTACTCAACCACATCTTTCATTGTCTCCAATAAGGATTGTAACAGATGTTGCACTTGATTGGAAGAGTCACGCCCAAAATGGCTATTTTGTACCAATAAAAGCAACATTCGTCACATTCTGATTCCTGGCATGAAAGTGCTGCGGAAATCAGATACGTCACTTCCGGTGTGCTTATTTCGACGTAGACCCAAAAAATCAGTATTGCCTCGTACAATTCATCATCGGCCAGAATCGAGATTGCTTCATGTTGGATAATTCACATGAATTTTGTAAGCTCCGTTATGGCAGTCA
This window contains:
- a CDS encoding phenylalanine--tRNA ligase beta subunit-related protein encodes the protein MTTFRYATELLARYPGVVGGVILASGMTNGPTPPGLLAAFQAEQQAVLNRLGDTPLSQLPALAAWRSAFRGFGVDPTQYRSAAESLLRRLTKKGDIPSINLLVDLGNLVSIRYALPVAVFDTRALQGAVTVHFAGGSERYTTLGESEVDHPEPGEVVFSDETGLVIARRWCWRQSDQSAAQEDTTAAIITVEAHHSNGRRDVEAALHDLLALLEEYAGGRFKAGILDRENPLISDAL
- the sat gene encoding sulfate adenylyltransferase produces the protein MINGLIAPHGGELVVNMAGEQERAELQERARSLPRIEVGSRQLADLEMLANGAYSPLGGFMNRADYLGVVNDMHLGNGLPWSVPITLATSTEQAASLKEGSQVALVNAEGTLQAVMTIQEKFGYDKEHEASKVYRTTEDAHPGVKVLYQQGDVLLGGPVRVVALQNQAFAKYRFTPTQSRQIFAERGWKRVVGFQTRNPVHRAHEYIQKCALETVDGLYLHPLVGDTKGDDIPADVRMRCYEVLLENYYPANRVVLGVLPAAMRYAGPREAVFHALMRKNYGCSHFIVGRDHAGVGNYYGTYDAHHIFSEFDPAKLGITPMFFDHTFFCRACDSMASAKTCPHGNDQHVTLSGTKVRQMLQAGEIPPREFSRPEVAKVLIEAMRQPVA
- a CDS encoding SIS domain-containing protein yields the protein METVKQYFNELEQMMRAISLPHLEQVFLLLEEAYYNGHRIFIMGNGGSAATASHFALDLSKNTITAGAPRLKAISLTDHVPLITAWSNDTAYEHIFAEQLANMIEAGDIALGISASGNSPNVINAMQLARRTGAATIGLLGAKGGKLKDIVDAYVLAPGQNIEQEEDAHMILTHVITRHMREVVRAYAQTLALAGTN
- a CDS encoding alkaline phosphatase family protein, with the translated sequence MSLGTKRKKVLVIGLDCAPPELVFEQWRDELPNFKRVMDNGVWGKLESCIPAITVPAWSSMMSSKDPGTLGFYGFRNRGDYSYEKNTLANSNSVKTDRVWDVLSRAGKKVITVGVPQTYPPKPVNGIQVGCFLTPSTTNPERPYTYPASVMQEISATVGEYLVDVPNFRTEDKDYLLRQIYTMTEKRFKLVKKWIAEKDWDFFMFVEMGTDRIHHGLWKYHDPTHHKYEVHPIYNESIHNYYRYLDNEIGQILDLIDEENTTVYIVSDHGAKKMDGGICVNEWLIREGYLTLKSQPATLTAIDRCEIDWSKTRVWGDGGYYARIFLNIEGREPQGIVKPSEVEALRDELKAKLEALPDHTGANIGTRVFKPQEIYKACNGVPPDLIVYFGDLFWRSVGSVGHGSIYTFDNDTGPDDCNHAQFGIVIKHDPDAHEGPGGRELSGLQLMDMAPSILKQLDVPVPADMQGQVF